Proteins encoded by one window of Nicotiana tabacum cultivar K326 chromosome 10, ASM71507v2, whole genome shotgun sequence:
- the LOC107778956 gene encoding uncharacterized protein LOC107778956, protein MNPPKAPLNLIEKHFAKFLWDSTGDKNKFHWNSWKNLCIPEEGDIEIRRMWRFRTCPFLWADYLKAKYCSRSHPATAAFGGTIGQVKDHLLKWNEEWNTHKLEQLLPTHIVHHISIISRGKQNNNDQAIWKLMENGYYSNASACEAARHLWEFFENPLEIRHQATSISSALNQWWQRKPKNLVHKMILHIIPITISCELWKSYTSCKFGEGKKVVLYKMKSQIIWNINAAINKKYPSINTHSHWYKNCEMIEDLKPIPIWKSVLWEVPPSGFLKLNTDGSLNKQNGKAGIGGILRDEEGGFVMAFSMPIICNSVSEAKLKAIKYGCEWCKNKGILNFIVESDLRMIGDMLQTKTLSNNKLKQEAEKLLYTLDICRAPINHCLREAIQVADWFAKEATKANEGIIHTDFRQIPKAAKGPFFMDMWQVPSFRIRYEKSNFLVS, encoded by the exons ATGAACCCTCCAAAAGCTCCGCTTAATCTGATTGAAAAGCACTTTGCAAAATTCCTTTGGGATTCCACTGGTGACAAAAATAAGTTTCATTGGAATTCGTGGAAAAACCTTTGTATTCCTGAGGAGGGTGATATCGAAATTAGAAGAATGTGGAGGTTCAGAACATGTCCTTTTTTATGGGCTGACTACCTAAAAGCTAAATATTGTAGTAGATCTCATCCT GCAACTGCAGCTTTTGGTGGGACAATTGGACAGGTAAAGGACCACTTGCTAAAGTG gaACGAGGAGTGGAATACGCACAAATTGGAGCAACTCCTGCCCACCCATATTGTTCATCATATAAGCATCATTTCTAGAGGGAAACAGAACAATAATGACCAAGCCATTTGGAAACTCATGGAGAATGGATATTATTCTAATGCATCGGCCTG TGAGGCCGCGAGGCATTTATGGGAATTCTTTGAAAATCCTCTGGAAATTCGGCATCAAGCTACTTCCATTAGTAGTGCTCTCAATCAATGGTGGCAGAGGAAACCAAAGAATTTGGTCCATAAAATGATCCTTCACATTATTCCTATCACTATCTCCTGCGAGTTATGGAAAAGCTATACATCTTGCAAATTTGGAGAAGGTAAGAAAGTTGTTCTTTACAAGATGAAGTCCCAAATTATTTGGAACATTAACGCTGCTATCAACAAGAAATACCCCTCTATTAACACCCACTCTCACTGGTACAAAAATTGTGAGATGATTGAAGATCTGAAACCTATTCCTATATGGAAGAGTGTCTTATGGGAGGTGCCTCCCAGTGGGTTTCTAAAGCTAAATACTGATGGAAGCCTTAACAAACAGAATGGGAAAGCAGGGATTGGAGGAATTCTTAGGGATGAAGAGGGAGGCTTTGTAATGGCTTTCTCGATGCCAATCATATGTAATAGTGTCAGTGAAGCAAAATTGAAAGCTATCAAATATGGGTGTGAGTGGTGCAAAAACAAAGGAATATTGAACTTCATTGTGGAATCGGACTTGAGAATGATCGGTGACATGCTACAGACCAAAACTCTTAGCAACAACAAGCTGAAACAAGAGGCCGAAAAATTATTGTATACTCTGGATATCTGCAGGGCACCTATTAACCACTGCCTTCGTGAAGCAATTCAAGTGGCAGATTGGTTCGCTAAAGAGGCCACCAAAGCTAACGAAGGCATCATACATACTGATTTTAGACAGATTCCAAAGGCGGCCAAGGGCCCTTTCTTCATGGATATGTGGCAGGTCCCGTCCTTTAGAATTAGATATGAAAAATCCAATTTTCTTGTAAGCTAA